One Microbacterium sp. W4I20 DNA window includes the following coding sequences:
- a CDS encoding SRPBCC family protein, which translates to MVQIIETIDVDVPVNTAYNQWTQFESFPKFLDEVESITQTGDTHTHWKVKVGGIEREFDAEITEQHPDERVAWTSTGGETEHAGAVTFHKLSDTTTRVTVQIDWEPEGLLEKLGSLVGAGSHAVKKDLQNFKEFIESRGAETGAWRGDVEA; encoded by the coding sequence ATGGTGCAGATCATCGAGACCATCGACGTGGACGTTCCCGTCAACACCGCCTACAACCAGTGGACGCAGTTCGAGAGCTTCCCGAAGTTCCTCGACGAGGTCGAGTCGATCACGCAGACCGGCGACACCCACACCCATTGGAAGGTCAAGGTCGGGGGCATCGAGCGCGAGTTCGACGCCGAGATCACCGAGCAGCACCCCGACGAGCGTGTCGCCTGGACCAGCACCGGGGGCGAGACCGAGCACGCCGGGGCGGTCACGTTCCACAAGCTCTCCGACACGACGACGCGCGTGACCGTGCAGATCGACTGGGAGCCCGAGGGGCTCCTCGAGAAGCTCGGCTCCCTCGTCGGAGCGGGTTCGCACGCCGTCAAGAAGGACCTCCAGAACTTCAAGGAGTTCATCGAGAGCCGCGGCGCCGAGACCGGCGCGTGGCGCGGCGACGTCGAAGCCTGA
- a CDS encoding aromatic acid exporter family protein → MRIPAAIRASQRSPLLQVVKSAAATIGAWLIAGWVFPSQLPVFAAIAALLVVQPSVNQSLSKALERSIGVIAGVVIAVALGLLFGSPSWIVLLAIVVAMLVAWVFRASPGTGNQVAISAMLVLALGSSSPEYAVARIVETLIGVVIGIIVNASIVPPVLIAPARRDLGLLGGELAASLDRLADVLPAPQSPAKLQELMLEVRLLRPMKDAADASIAAGEESLTLNPRRSTHRADLREMRMLLDRLSPIVTQTIGMTRAYFDHYDDTIADEPAVIAIAEQLRRAGHDVRLAVQVAEVEPATMTSAIPALTAPLVIRPPSSQHWILIGSLMEDLRRIRAGLLGED, encoded by the coding sequence ATGCGCATCCCCGCCGCCATCCGCGCCTCGCAGCGCTCTCCGCTGCTGCAGGTCGTGAAGTCGGCCGCGGCGACGATCGGGGCGTGGCTCATCGCGGGGTGGGTGTTCCCGAGCCAGTTGCCGGTGTTCGCCGCGATCGCCGCACTGCTCGTCGTGCAGCCGAGCGTGAACCAGTCGCTGTCGAAGGCACTGGAGCGCAGCATCGGCGTCATCGCGGGCGTGGTGATCGCCGTCGCGCTCGGGCTGCTCTTCGGGTCGCCCAGCTGGATCGTGCTGCTCGCGATCGTGGTGGCGATGCTCGTCGCGTGGGTGTTCCGCGCCTCACCCGGCACCGGGAACCAGGTCGCGATCTCGGCGATGCTCGTCCTGGCGCTCGGGTCGTCGAGCCCGGAGTACGCAGTGGCTCGCATCGTCGAGACCCTGATCGGGGTCGTGATCGGCATCATCGTCAACGCGTCGATCGTGCCGCCGGTGCTGATCGCTCCCGCGCGACGTGACCTCGGCCTGCTCGGCGGCGAGCTGGCGGCGAGCCTCGACCGGCTGGCGGACGTGCTTCCGGCGCCGCAGTCCCCCGCCAAGCTGCAGGAACTGATGCTGGAGGTGCGGCTGCTGCGTCCGATGAAGGACGCCGCCGACGCCTCCATCGCCGCGGGCGAGGAGTCGCTGACGCTCAATCCCCGCCGCTCCACGCACCGCGCCGACCTTCGCGAGATGCGGATGCTGCTGGACCGGCTGTCGCCGATCGTGACGCAGACCATCGGGATGACCCGCGCCTACTTCGACCACTACGACGACACGATCGCCGACGAGCCGGCCGTGATCGCGATCGCCGAACAGTTGCGTCGCGCCGGCCACGACGTGCGCCTCGCGGTGCAGGTCGCCGAGGTCGAACCGGCGACGATGACCTCGGCGATACCCGCTCTGACCGCGCCGCTGGTGATCCGTCCGCCGTCGTCGCAGCACTGGATCCTGATCGGCTCACTCATGGAAGACCTGCGGCGCATCCGCGCCGGGCTACTCGGCGAGGACTGA
- a CDS encoding DNA alkylation repair protein: protein MPDMTLADALVELAALEDPKMRAANEKRGDDHGMNLSRLRGVAKKIKTDQPLAQELWATAETPAKLLALLICKPAAFTADELDTMIRDTRAPKVNDWFVNYVAKKTPRAEQMRLRWFDDADPTVAAAAWSLTSVRVAKDPDGLDLDHLLDLIERDMKDAPARLQWSMNETLATIGIHHPALRARALEIGERLQVLADYPTAPGCTSPFAPIWIGEIVRRREG from the coding sequence ATGCCCGACATGACGCTCGCCGATGCGCTGGTCGAACTCGCCGCCCTCGAGGATCCGAAGATGCGCGCGGCGAACGAGAAGCGCGGCGACGACCACGGCATGAACCTCAGCCGTTTGCGCGGGGTGGCGAAGAAGATCAAGACCGATCAGCCGCTCGCGCAGGAGCTGTGGGCGACGGCCGAGACACCCGCGAAGCTGCTCGCCCTGCTGATCTGCAAGCCCGCCGCTTTCACGGCCGATGAGCTCGACACGATGATCCGCGACACCCGGGCTCCGAAGGTGAACGACTGGTTCGTGAACTACGTGGCGAAGAAGACGCCCCGCGCCGAGCAGATGCGGCTGCGCTGGTTCGACGACGCCGATCCGACCGTCGCCGCCGCGGCCTGGTCGCTCACCTCGGTGCGCGTCGCGAAGGATCCGGACGGCCTCGATCTCGACCACCTGCTCGACCTCATCGAACGCGACATGAAGGATGCGCCCGCGCGGCTGCAGTGGTCGATGAACGAGACGCTCGCCACCATCGGCATCCACCATCCCGCGCTCCGCGCCAGGGCACTGGAGATCGGAGAGCGTCTGCAGGTCCTCGCCGACTATCCGACCGCTCCGGGATGCACCTCTCCGTTCGCGCCGATCTGGATCGGAGAGATCGTGCGACGCCGCGAGGGGTGA
- the deoD gene encoding purine-nucleoside phosphorylase, with product MSTHIAAEPGQIAPVVLFPGDPLRAKWIAETFLDDAELYSQTRGMLGFTGTWEGHRVSVQGSGMGQPSMAIYANEMFDSYDVQTVVRVGSCGALTEKLKVRDIIIANGACTDSGINRVRFHGLDYAPVADFSLLRAAVEASEAEPPASAVHVGLLLSSDQFYNTRPELNEPFVQHGVLGVEMETSGLYTLAAYHGRRALSICTVSDHILTGEETSAVEREQTFGEMIRIALRAATAG from the coding sequence ATGAGCACCCACATCGCCGCCGAGCCCGGTCAGATCGCCCCCGTCGTGCTGTTCCCCGGCGACCCGCTGCGGGCGAAGTGGATCGCCGAGACCTTCCTCGACGATGCCGAGCTGTACTCGCAGACCCGCGGGATGCTGGGCTTCACCGGCACCTGGGAGGGGCACCGCGTCTCGGTGCAGGGCTCGGGCATGGGACAGCCCTCGATGGCGATCTACGCGAACGAGATGTTCGACTCCTACGACGTGCAGACCGTCGTGCGCGTCGGTTCCTGCGGTGCGTTGACCGAGAAGCTGAAGGTGCGCGACATCATCATCGCGAACGGGGCCTGCACCGACTCCGGCATCAACCGCGTGCGCTTCCACGGACTCGACTACGCCCCGGTCGCGGACTTCTCGCTGCTGCGGGCGGCGGTCGAGGCGAGCGAGGCGGAGCCACCGGCATCCGCTGTGCACGTCGGCCTGCTGCTCTCGAGCGATCAGTTCTACAACACCCGCCCCGAGCTCAACGAGCCGTTCGTGCAGCACGGGGTGCTGGGCGTCGAGATGGAGACCAGCGGGCTGTACACGCTCGCGGCGTACCACGGCCGTCGGGCGCTGAGCATCTGCACGGTGTCCGACCACATCCTGACCGGCGAGGAGACCAGCGCCGTCGAGCGCGAGCAGACGTTCGGCGAGATGATCCGCATCGCGCTGCGGGCGGCGACCGCGGGCTGA
- a CDS encoding SDR family oxidoreductase: MSTPILVTGGTGNIGRHTVPLLRDAGRDVRILSRSARVAEAAIEHVVGDTVKGLGLAEALEGVETVLHLAGGAKGDDVAARNLVAAARSAGVRHLVLISVVGADRMPISYFRMKAAAEREFAASGIPWTILRVAQLHDFAVPMVKALSAMRVAPRGLRFETVGVDVVAARLAELTLGSPAGRVADLAGPEIREIADLVRAFDAARGRTRRLLPLRIPGAVGRAYRAGDNLADDSAVRAGTSWAEFLANREAVAADSRS, encoded by the coding sequence ATGAGCACTCCCATTCTGGTCACCGGCGGTACCGGGAACATCGGACGCCACACCGTTCCGCTGCTGCGCGACGCGGGTCGAGACGTCCGTATCCTCAGTCGCAGCGCCCGGGTCGCGGAGGCGGCGATCGAGCACGTCGTGGGCGACACGGTAAAGGGCCTCGGTCTGGCCGAAGCGCTCGAGGGCGTCGAGACGGTGTTGCATCTCGCCGGCGGAGCGAAGGGCGACGACGTCGCGGCCCGGAACCTCGTCGCGGCCGCGCGCTCGGCCGGGGTGCGACACCTCGTGCTCATCTCGGTGGTCGGCGCGGACCGGATGCCGATCAGCTACTTCCGCATGAAGGCCGCGGCCGAGCGGGAGTTCGCCGCGTCCGGCATCCCGTGGACGATCCTGCGGGTGGCGCAGCTGCACGACTTCGCGGTGCCGATGGTGAAGGCGCTGTCGGCGATGCGGGTCGCGCCGCGGGGCCTGCGCTTCGAGACCGTGGGCGTCGATGTGGTCGCGGCGCGGCTCGCGGAACTGACGCTCGGGTCGCCGGCCGGGCGGGTGGCGGATCTCGCCGGCCCGGAGATCCGCGAGATCGCCGACCTCGTGCGGGCCTTCGACGCGGCGCGAGGGCGGACGCGGCGCCTGCTGCCCCTGCGCATCCCGGGTGCGGTCGGCCGGGCCTACCGCGCGGGAGACAACCTCGCCGACGACTCCGCCGTCCGCGCGGGGACGAGCTGGGCCGAATTCCTGGCCAACCGGGAGGCGGTTGCCGCCGATAGCCGTTCATAA
- a CDS encoding sigma-70 family RNA polymerase sigma factor has product MDDEELAHRFESARPRLRAIATRMLGSAADADDAVQETWLRLARSDAAQIDNFDAWCTTVVSRISLDMLRAPRATRERSWNIEPWRDEPVDPAPDLADLVARSDNVNVALLVVLDALTPAERIAFVLHDVFGQPFDEVARAVDRSPDAARQLASRARRRLREATVPDRADRRRGRALVEAWLTAAQDGDLAALLSLLHDDATLHADYGARTQELRGAAEIGAQAVLAARLAAHSTPVLIDGRPGVAASFGERIVSLMAFDIEDGRIVGLDVLADPDRLAGVALPQP; this is encoded by the coding sequence ATGGACGACGAAGAACTCGCGCACCGGTTCGAATCCGCTCGGCCCCGCCTGCGCGCGATCGCGACCCGGATGCTCGGTTCGGCCGCAGACGCCGACGATGCGGTGCAGGAGACCTGGCTGCGGCTGGCCCGATCGGATGCCGCGCAGATCGATAACTTCGACGCCTGGTGCACGACCGTGGTGTCGCGGATCAGCCTCGACATGCTGCGAGCCCCGCGGGCGACGCGGGAGCGCTCGTGGAACATCGAGCCGTGGCGCGACGAACCGGTCGACCCGGCCCCCGACCTCGCCGACCTGGTCGCCCGGTCGGACAACGTGAACGTGGCGCTGCTCGTCGTGCTCGACGCCCTGACCCCGGCGGAGCGGATCGCGTTCGTGCTGCACGACGTCTTCGGGCAGCCGTTCGACGAGGTCGCCCGCGCCGTCGACCGGTCGCCGGATGCCGCACGCCAGCTCGCATCGCGGGCGCGCCGTCGACTGCGCGAGGCCACGGTGCCCGATCGCGCCGATCGCCGACGGGGGCGGGCGCTGGTCGAGGCCTGGCTGACCGCGGCGCAGGACGGCGACCTCGCCGCACTGCTGAGCCTGCTCCACGACGACGCCACCCTGCACGCCGACTACGGTGCGCGCACCCAGGAACTTCGCGGCGCGGCCGAGATCGGTGCGCAGGCCGTGCTCGCCGCGCGCCTGGCCGCCCATTCGACGCCGGTGCTCATCGACGGGCGACCCGGCGTGGCGGCATCCTTCGGCGAGCGCATCGTGTCGCTGATGGCGTTCGACATCGAAGACGGCCGCATCGTCGGGCTCGATGTGCTCGCAGATCCGGATCGCCTCGCCGGTGTTGCGCTGCCGCAGCCGTGA
- a CDS encoding RNA helicase, with protein MSSLLDAAPLPDSSDPDAVYLAFVEWAESTGIRLYPAQDEAVIEIVSGNNLILSTPTGTGKSLVAVGAHFAALVSGRRSFYTAPIKALVSEKFFALVDVFGAENVGMITGDSSVNADAPIICCTAEIVANLALRQGTEMDVGQIVMDEFHFYADPERGWAWQVPLLELPQTQFILMSATLGDVTELAADLTRRTGRETATVTGVERPVPLHFFYETTPIHETIDDLLGTGQAPIYVVHFSQAAAMERAQALSSTKVATREQRDAIADLIGAFRFTTAFGKTLSRFLRAGIGVHHAGMLPKYRRLVEQLAQRGLLRVICGTDTLGVGINVPIRTVLLTALTKFDGTRMRQLNAREFHQIAGRAGRAGFDTAGTVVAQAPEHESDNVAAVKKAGDDPKKKRKIVRKKAPDGFVSWGEPSFRKLIDATPETLTSHMQITSAMMLNVIARGGDVFANMRSLVYDNHEPRNRQRELAIRALGIYRTLRESGIVETVDGDVRLTVDLQPNFALNQPLSPFALAAFELLDPSSGSGTGDVGAGTGHYELDMISIVESTLDDPRAVLSQQEFLARGEAIGAMKSEGIEYDERMELLEEVTYPKPLDELLTAAFETFSAAQPWIRDFELHPKSVVRDMYERAMSFGEYVAYYKLARSEGVVLRYLSDAYRAASQTIPEEAKTEDLRDLIEWLGELVRQVDSSLLDEWEELRAGIDNGRFDEHGVEAPIVPPAPKRLSSNTRAFRILVRNELFRRVQLAAREDVETLAELDPEFGADGWNAALDGYFADHDQILTGGDARSSKLLILTEGATEWTARQIFDDPAGDHDWGISATIDLAASDEAGQAVLTVTGVDRL; from the coding sequence ATGTCTTCGCTCCTCGACGCGGCCCCCCTTCCGGACAGCTCCGACCCGGATGCCGTGTACCTGGCGTTCGTCGAGTGGGCGGAATCCACCGGCATCCGCCTCTACCCGGCGCAGGACGAGGCAGTCATCGAGATCGTCTCGGGCAACAACCTGATCCTCTCGACGCCGACCGGCACCGGGAAGTCGCTCGTCGCCGTGGGCGCGCACTTCGCCGCGCTCGTCTCCGGCCGCCGCAGCTTCTACACCGCTCCGATCAAGGCGCTGGTGAGCGAGAAGTTCTTCGCCCTGGTCGACGTGTTCGGGGCCGAGAACGTCGGAATGATCACCGGTGACTCCTCGGTGAACGCGGATGCTCCGATCATCTGCTGCACGGCCGAGATCGTCGCGAACCTCGCGCTGCGCCAGGGCACCGAGATGGACGTCGGCCAGATCGTGATGGACGAGTTCCACTTCTACGCCGACCCCGAGCGCGGCTGGGCGTGGCAGGTGCCGCTGCTCGAGCTGCCGCAGACGCAGTTCATCCTGATGTCGGCGACCCTCGGCGACGTGACCGAACTCGCGGCCGACCTCACCCGCCGCACGGGTCGGGAGACCGCGACCGTCACCGGCGTCGAGCGTCCGGTGCCGCTGCACTTCTTCTACGAGACGACCCCGATCCACGAGACCATCGACGACCTGCTCGGCACCGGGCAGGCGCCCATCTACGTCGTGCACTTCTCGCAGGCTGCGGCCATGGAGCGCGCACAGGCCCTGTCGAGCACGAAGGTCGCCACCCGCGAACAGCGCGACGCCATCGCCGATCTGATCGGCGCGTTCCGGTTCACGACCGCGTTCGGCAAGACGCTCTCGCGATTCCTGCGCGCGGGCATCGGGGTGCATCACGCCGGGATGCTGCCGAAGTACCGCCGCCTGGTCGAGCAGCTCGCGCAGCGCGGACTCCTGCGCGTGATCTGCGGCACCGACACGCTCGGGGTCGGCATCAACGTGCCCATCCGCACCGTGCTGCTCACCGCGCTGACCAAGTTCGACGGCACGCGGATGCGGCAGCTCAACGCCCGCGAGTTCCACCAGATCGCCGGTCGGGCAGGAAGAGCCGGGTTCGACACCGCCGGCACTGTGGTCGCACAGGCGCCCGAGCACGAGAGCGACAACGTCGCGGCGGTCAAGAAGGCCGGCGACGATCCGAAGAAGAAGCGCAAGATCGTCCGCAAGAAGGCTCCGGACGGCTTCGTCTCCTGGGGGGAGCCCTCGTTCCGCAAGCTCATCGATGCGACACCCGAGACGCTGACCTCGCACATGCAGATCACGAGCGCCATGATGCTCAATGTGATCGCCCGCGGTGGCGACGTCTTCGCGAACATGCGCTCGCTGGTATACGACAACCACGAGCCGCGGAATCGGCAGCGGGAGCTCGCGATCCGTGCCCTCGGGATCTACCGCACGCTGCGCGAATCCGGCATCGTCGAAACGGTCGACGGGGACGTGCGCTTGACCGTCGACCTGCAGCCGAACTTCGCGCTGAACCAGCCGCTGTCGCCGTTCGCCCTCGCCGCCTTCGAGCTGCTCGACCCTTCGTCGGGCTCAGGAACCGGTGATGTCGGGGCGGGCACCGGCCACTACGAACTCGACATGATCTCCATCGTCGAGTCCACGCTCGACGATCCACGCGCGGTGCTGAGCCAGCAGGAGTTCCTCGCCCGGGGTGAGGCGATCGGCGCGATGAAGTCCGAGGGCATCGAGTACGACGAGCGCATGGAGCTGCTCGAGGAGGTCACGTACCCGAAGCCGCTGGACGAGCTGCTGACCGCCGCGTTCGAGACGTTCAGCGCCGCCCAGCCGTGGATCCGCGACTTCGAGCTGCACCCGAAGTCGGTGGTGCGCGACATGTACGAGCGGGCCATGTCGTTCGGGGAATATGTCGCGTACTACAAGCTCGCCCGCTCCGAGGGTGTCGTGCTCCGCTACCTCTCCGACGCGTATCGTGCGGCCTCGCAGACCATCCCGGAGGAGGCGAAGACCGAGGACCTGCGCGACCTGATCGAGTGGCTCGGCGAGCTCGTGCGCCAGGTCGACTCGAGCCTGCTCGACGAGTGGGAGGAGCTGCGCGCCGGCATCGACAACGGCCGGTTCGACGAGCACGGCGTGGAGGCCCCGATCGTCCCACCCGCGCCCAAGCGCTTGTCCAGCAACACCCGCGCCTTCCGCATCCTGGTGCGCAACGAGCTGTTCCGCCGGGTGCAGCTCGCCGCCCGCGAAGACGTCGAGACCCTGGCTGAGCTCGACCCGGAGTTCGGCGCAGACGGCTGGAACGCGGCGCTGGACGGATACTTCGCCGACCACGACCAGATCCTCACCGGAGGCGACGCACGCAGCTCGAAGCTGCTGATCCTCACCGAGGGCGCCACCGAGTGGACCGCGCGCCAGATCTTCGACGATCCCGCCGGCGACCACGACTGGGGCATCTCCGCGACGATCGACCTGGCGGCATCCGACGAGGCCGGCCAGGCCGTGCTCACCGTGACGGGCGTCGACCGCCTCTAG
- a CDS encoding amidohydrolase, which yields MTGSLTLRNVRPYDGGEPVDVVVRDGMIAGITPGGTADADGGVVDGGGRWIGPGLWDAHVHFTQHVIRRRRVDLTETHSAADVLDAVRRARVEGAPLSDGMLMGYGFRDGLWPVPASLAALDAVVSDIPVVLVSGDLHCGWMNSAAAARFGLALDETGLLREGPWIDLLHSFDQAGDLPLSAYREAADAAAARGVVGIVEYENADNVTDWSERTAQGLDAFRVDIAVWADRLESVIARGLRTGDVVDERGLVEFGRLKVIVDGSLNTRTAWCWDPYPGVDPAHPHACGLESVPIPELRRLLTMARGAGIEAAVHAIGDRANTEVLDTFEALGMPGVIEHAQLVREEDFARFARLGLIASVQPEHAMDDRDVADHHWAGRTARAFAFGSLHRADASLRLGSDAPVAPLDPWISLAAATARSRGDREAWHPEQRLPLDVALAASVRSSLVVGQRADLVISDRDPFASDRDELRGMPVAATLLGGRFTWRAI from the coding sequence GTGACCGGGTCGCTCACGCTGCGGAACGTTCGTCCGTACGACGGCGGTGAGCCCGTCGACGTGGTCGTGCGCGACGGGATGATCGCCGGGATCACTCCGGGAGGAACGGCGGATGCCGACGGTGGGGTCGTCGACGGGGGAGGGCGCTGGATCGGGCCCGGTCTGTGGGACGCGCACGTGCACTTCACGCAGCACGTCATCCGTCGTCGCCGAGTCGACCTGACCGAGACGCACAGTGCTGCCGACGTGCTCGACGCCGTGCGCCGAGCACGAGTCGAGGGAGCGCCGCTCAGCGATGGGATGCTGATGGGCTACGGCTTCCGCGATGGCCTCTGGCCGGTGCCGGCCTCGCTCGCGGCGCTCGATGCCGTCGTCTCCGACATCCCGGTGGTGCTGGTCAGCGGCGATCTGCACTGCGGGTGGATGAACAGTGCGGCCGCGGCGCGCTTCGGTCTCGCGCTCGATGAGACCGGGCTGCTGCGCGAAGGCCCGTGGATCGACCTGCTCCACTCCTTCGATCAGGCCGGCGACCTGCCGCTCTCGGCCTACCGCGAGGCCGCCGATGCCGCCGCCGCGCGCGGTGTGGTCGGCATCGTCGAGTACGAGAACGCCGACAACGTCACCGACTGGTCGGAGCGCACGGCGCAGGGCCTCGACGCGTTCCGGGTCGACATCGCCGTCTGGGCCGATCGGCTCGAGAGCGTGATCGCCCGGGGACTGCGCACCGGCGACGTCGTCGATGAGCGCGGTCTGGTCGAGTTCGGCCGTCTGAAAGTCATCGTCGACGGCTCGTTGAACACCCGGACCGCCTGGTGCTGGGATCCGTATCCCGGAGTGGACCCCGCGCACCCGCACGCGTGCGGTCTCGAGAGCGTGCCGATCCCCGAGCTGCGGCGTCTGCTCACGATGGCGAGGGGCGCCGGCATCGAGGCGGCCGTGCACGCGATCGGCGACCGTGCGAACACCGAGGTGCTCGACACCTTCGAGGCTCTCGGGATGCCGGGAGTCATCGAGCACGCGCAGCTCGTGCGCGAGGAGGACTTCGCCCGGTTCGCCCGGCTCGGTCTGATCGCGAGCGTGCAGCCCGAGCACGCCATGGACGACCGCGACGTCGCGGACCACCACTGGGCGGGACGCACCGCGCGGGCCTTCGCCTTCGGGTCGCTGCACCGGGCCGACGCATCGCTGCGACTCGGGTCGGACGCCCCGGTCGCCCCGCTCGACCCGTGGATCTCGCTCGCTGCAGCCACTGCCCGCAGTCGCGGCGACCGTGAGGCGTGGCATCCGGAGCAGCGTCTTCCGCTCGACGTGGCGCTCGCGGCATCCGTCCGCTCGTCGCTCGTCGTCGGCCAGCGCGCCGACCTGGTGATCAGCGACCGCGATCCGTTCGCGAGCGACCGCGACGAGCTGCGGGGGATGCCGGTGGCCGCGACGCTCCTCGGCGGTCGGTTCACCTGGCGGGCGATCTAA
- a CDS encoding FMN-binding negative transcriptional regulator: MRHTPDYVLDDVEAVRALVRENPWGTIVSFVPGKGLVASHYPLLLEEDAEGIVLVSHVGRPDERLHELGAHELMVIIYGPQGYVSPGWYESSPAVPTWNFAVAHLHGTPELLSDDENLRVLDRLVAHFENPLPEPFLMRGTLENAEYAERIVHGTVGFRLRVDRFEAKEKMSQDKPAEVVDRVIEELGKPGPYRNPMLAARMARVHGREQGA; encoded by the coding sequence ATGCGGCACACTCCGGACTACGTGCTCGACGACGTCGAGGCCGTCCGCGCCCTCGTGCGCGAGAACCCGTGGGGGACGATCGTCAGTTTCGTGCCCGGAAAAGGTCTCGTCGCGTCGCACTATCCGTTGCTGCTCGAGGAGGATGCCGAGGGGATCGTGCTCGTGAGCCACGTCGGTCGCCCCGACGAGCGCCTGCACGAACTCGGTGCGCACGAGCTGATGGTGATCATCTACGGCCCGCAGGGCTACGTGTCGCCGGGGTGGTACGAATCCTCGCCCGCGGTGCCGACCTGGAACTTCGCGGTCGCGCACCTGCACGGGACCCCGGAGCTCCTGTCGGACGACGAGAACCTGCGGGTGCTCGACCGGCTGGTCGCGCACTTCGAGAACCCGTTGCCCGAGCCGTTCCTGATGCGCGGCACGCTCGAGAACGCGGAGTATGCCGAACGGATCGTGCACGGCACCGTGGGCTTCCGCCTGCGGGTCGACCGATTCGAAGCCAAGGAGAAGATGAGCCAGGACAAGCCGGCGGAGGTCGTCGACCGCGTCATCGAAGAGCTCGGGAAGCCCGGGCCGTATCGGAACCCCATGCTGGCGGCACGCATGGCGCGGGTGCACGGAAGAGAGCAGGGCGCGTGA